A stretch of DNA from Streptomyces sp. NBC_01197:
ACGCGTGCGACGAGACGCCCGAGCTGATGCCGCTGCCCATCCATCTGGCCCACCGGCTCTCGCGCCGTCTCTCCGAGGTCCGCAAGAACGGGACCATCCCGTACCTGCGTCCCGACGGCAAGACCCAGGTCACCATCGAGTACGACGGCGACAAGGCACTCCGCCTCGACACGGTCGTGGTCTCCTCGCAGCACGCGAGCGACATCGACCTGGACTCGCTGCTCGCCCCCGACATCCGCGAGTTCGTCGTCGAGCACGTGCTGAACCAGCTGATCGACGACGGCATCAAGCTGGACACCGAGGGCTACCGGCTGCTGGTCAACCCGACCGGCCGCTTCGAGATCGGCGGGCCGATGGGTGACGCCGGTCTGACCGGCCGCAAGATCATCATCGACACGTACGGCGGCATGGCCCGGCACGGCGGCGGCGCCTTCTCGGGCAAGGACCCGTCGAAGGTGGACCGCTCGGCGGCGTACGCGATGCGCTGGGTCGCCAAGAACGTGGTGGCCGCGGGCCTCGCCACCCGCTGTGAGGTCCAGGTCGCGTACGCGATCGGCAAGGCCGAGCCGGTGGGCCTGTTCGTCGAGACCTTCGGGACCGCGGCCACCGACGTCGAGAAGATCGAGCACGCCATCTCGGAGGTCTTCGACCTGCGCCCGGCCGCGATCATCCGCGATCTGGACCTGCTGCGTCCGATCTACGCCGAGACCGCCGCGTACGGCCACTTCGGCCGCGAGCTGCCGGACTTCACCTGGGAGCGCACCGACCGCGTGGACGCACTGCGCAAGGCCGCGGGGCTGTAGGGCCCGCTCGTTCCTGGCACACCACTGCCCGGCTTCTCCGATCGGAGGGGCCGGGCAGTGGCGTGTTGTTTCCCGGAACCGGCCGGACGAGGAGGATCAGAACCGGATCAGAAGGGGAGCGACTCCGGCGGTGTCCCGCGCAGCCACCTCGGTTCGTCCTCGGCGACCTTGCGCGGTGACCTTCCCCTGGGCCTCCTTCGGCGGTGGGCCCGCGTAGTAGTTGTTGGTCTGGGGACCGGACACCGAGTGGACCGAACCGCTGCTCCCGATGCGGGTGGACGTCGATTCGCTCACCGTGCCCC
This window harbors:
- the metK gene encoding methionine adenosyltransferase, yielding MSRRLFTSESVTEGHPDKIADQISDTILDALLREDPASRVAVETLITTGQVHVAGEVTTKAYAPIAQLVREKILEIGYDSSKKGFDGASCGVSVSIGAQSPDIAQGVDTAYEKRVAAAGTEDDDLDKQGAGDQGLMFGYACDETPELMPLPIHLAHRLSRRLSEVRKNGTIPYLRPDGKTQVTIEYDGDKALRLDTVVVSSQHASDIDLDSLLAPDIREFVVEHVLNQLIDDGIKLDTEGYRLLVNPTGRFEIGGPMGDAGLTGRKIIIDTYGGMARHGGGAFSGKDPSKVDRSAAYAMRWVAKNVVAAGLATRCEVQVAYAIGKAEPVGLFVETFGTAATDVEKIEHAISEVFDLRPAAIIRDLDLLRPIYAETAAYGHFGRELPDFTWERTDRVDALRKAAGL